A region of the Desulfarculaceae bacterium genome:
TTCAAGCACGAGGAACTCATCGACTACCCCGGCATGGATTTCGTGGGCGTGGCCACCTTCCTGGCCCATGCCAAGAACTCCGTGAACCAGCTTTTCATCTAACCCAAGCCAACAATCCTAGGAGGAATAGCAATGTCCGATTACGCCGCCGACAAGGTTTTGGATCTCAAAGGCCTGCCCTGCCCCATGCCCGTGGTCAAGATGAGCCAGGAGATCGGCTCCGTGGACGTGGGCCAGGTCATCGAAGTGCACACCACCGACCCCGGCTCCCTGAGCGACTTCCCGGCCTGGGCCGAGACCTCGGGCAACGAGGTGTTGGGCTCCGAGCAGGGCGAGTTCATCAAGATTTTCGTCAAGCGCAATAACTAACCCCAGAAGGCGCCGGAATCATGGTCAATCAGATCTTCTATCTAGTCACCGTTCCCATGGTCTACCTGGCCGTGGCCTGGTGCCTCGTGGGAATCGCGGTGAAGGTGGCGCGGGTGGCCAAGACCCCCGCCCACCCCTTCACCCTCAAGGTGTTCCCCGACAAGGACCACCCCGTGCCCAGCCCGGTGTGGGGCTCCCTCAGCATGCCCACGGTGCGCCGTCACAACCCCAGCTTCTGGGTGGCCCTGATCCTGTTCCACCTGGGCATCGCGGTGCTCATCCTGGCCCACCTGGACCTTCTGCCTTGGTTCAACATCTACCCCGCGGACTCCGGCGACATGATCGGCAACGGCGCGGTGGGCGTGGTGGTCACCGCGGCCATCCTCTA
Encoded here:
- a CDS encoding sulfurtransferase TusA family protein, whose amino-acid sequence is MSDYAADKVLDLKGLPCPMPVVKMSQEIGSVDVGQVIEVHTTDPGSLSDFPAWAETSGNEVLGSEQGEFIKIFVKRNN
- a CDS encoding respiratory nitrate reductase subunit gamma → MVNQIFYLVTVPMVYLAVAWCLVGIAVKVARVAKTPAHPFTLKVFPDKDHPVPSPVWGSLSMPTVRRHNPSFWVALILFHLGIAVLILAHLDLLPWFNIYPADSGDMIGNGAVGVVVTAAILYFLLRRFGTPLREISVPADYLLLFLLFCTAMSGDIISWANSWSENGFVLTKQDFGAYLNGLFHFSWADPAETIDGGHYVVLVVHVFLANLLLMVLPFSKIMHTFFAIPLNKLRRG